The Vicinamibacteria bacterium sequence CCCCGGCCGATGGCGACCAGCTGTCCCCCCTCGTCGTGCACCTCGACGTTTACCACCCCGAGAGTACGTCCCGCTTTGACGACGCGGGCCGTCGCGATGAGGTCGGTCTCGACCGCCATCCGCAGAAAATCGATGCGCAGGTCGATGGTGGGAATGCCCCGTCCGAGCCGAGCGGCGAGGGCGTAGTCTCCGGCGATGTCGATGAGCGCGGCGGTGACGCCGCCATGGAGCTCGGGCCTTGTGGACGAACGGCAGAGCTCGCGCCGGAACGGCAGTCTGATCGTGACCGAGCCGGCGACGGGATCGAAGGCGACCGCCTGGAGCCCCAGAAATCTCTGATACGGAGGCTCGTCGAGCGCATGCTGGAGACGTTCGAGAGTCATGGACGTAGCAGCACCTTTCCGAGGACGGCTCGGTCCTCGAGGAGCTTCTCCGCGGTCCTCGCCTCGGAGAGCGGCAGGATGCGGTCGATGATGGGTCGGATGCGTCCTCGGTCGACCCCGTCGACCAGCTCGCGAATGTCCTCCGTCGTCCAGCCGTCGGATCCCAGGATGGTGAG is a genomic window containing:
- a CDS encoding PaaI family thioesterase gives rise to the protein MTLERLQHALDEPPYQRFLGLQAVAFDPVAGSVTIRLPFRRELCRSSTRPELHGGVTAALIDIAGDYALAARLGRGIPTIDLRIDFLRMAVETDLIATARVVKAGRTLGVVNVEVHDEGGQLVAIGRGTYYTKS